A single region of the Bacillus cereus genome encodes:
- the ackA gene encoding acetate kinase — MSKIIAINAGSSSLKFQLFEMPSETVLTKGLVERIGLEDSIFTITVDGEKQKEITNIPDHAVAVNMLLKKLTENGIVKSLDEIGGIGHRVVHGGEKFADSVLITDEVLADIEELSDLAPLHNPANLVGIKAFQEVLPNVPAVAVFDTAFHQTMPESAFLYSLPYEYYEKFGIRKYGFHGTSHKYVTERAAELLGRPIENLSLLSCHLGNGASIAAVEGGKSIDTSMGFTPLAGVTMGTRSGNIDPALIPYIMEKTGQTVEEVVSVLNKKSGMLGLTGYSSDLRDIIAKEEEGDHRAKVALDVFVSRIHKYIGSYTARMKGVDAIIFTAGVGENSAIIRERVLEGLEYMGVYFDVKRNNVFGEEAFISFPHSPVKIIVIPTDEEVMIARDVLRLGNIG, encoded by the coding sequence ATGTCAAAAATCATCGCGATTAACGCAGGAAGCTCTTCCTTAAAATTCCAATTATTTGAAATGCCAAGTGAAACAGTATTAACAAAAGGTTTAGTAGAACGTATCGGTTTAGAAGATAGTATCTTCACTATTACTGTAGATGGCGAAAAACAAAAAGAAATTACAAACATCCCAGATCACGCAGTAGCAGTTAATATGCTTCTTAAGAAGTTAACTGAAAACGGAATCGTAAAATCTCTTGATGAGATTGGCGGTATCGGTCACCGTGTTGTACACGGCGGCGAAAAATTTGCTGATTCTGTTTTAATTACTGATGAAGTATTAGCTGATATCGAAGAATTAAGCGATTTAGCACCACTTCACAACCCAGCAAACCTTGTTGGTATTAAAGCATTCCAAGAAGTATTACCAAACGTACCAGCAGTAGCAGTATTCGATACAGCATTCCACCAAACAATGCCGGAATCTGCATTCCTATACAGCTTACCATATGAGTACTATGAAAAATTCGGTATCCGTAAATACGGTTTCCACGGAACTTCTCATAAATACGTAACTGAGCGTGCGGCTGAATTATTAGGTCGTCCAATTGAAAACTTAAGCCTACTTTCTTGTCACTTAGGTAACGGTGCAAGTATCGCAGCAGTAGAAGGCGGAAAATCAATCGATACTTCTATGGGCTTCACTCCACTTGCTGGTGTAACAATGGGTACACGTTCTGGTAACATTGACCCTGCGTTAATTCCATACATCATGGAAAAAACAGGCCAAACAGTAGAAGAAGTAGTTAGCGTATTAAACAAGAAGAGTGGTATGTTAGGTCTTACTGGTTACTCTAGTGACCTACGTGACATCATTGCGAAAGAAGAAGAAGGCGACCACCGTGCGAAAGTAGCACTTGATGTATTCGTAAGCCGTATCCACAAATACATCGGTTCTTACACTGCTCGTATGAAAGGTGTAGACGCAATCATCTTCACAGCTGGTGTAGGTGAAAACAGTGCGATTATTCGTGAGCGCGTATTAGAAGGCCTTGAGTACATGGGCGTATACTTCGACGTAAAACGTAATAATGTATTCGGTGAAGAAGCATTCATCAGCTTCCCACACTCTCCAGTAAAAATTATCGTAATTCCAACTGACGAAGAAGTTATGATCGCTCGTGACGTACTACGTCTTGGAAATATTGGTTAA
- a CDS encoding NUDIX hydrolase, with protein MYPRAKSFGIVIHHDRLLLQEYNIANETYYRPLGGSIELGEKSAHTVIREFKEELHTEVEITNYLGCLENIFHLDEEIGHEIIQLYSLCLLDTSLYETEILNIQDEQTMSYAKWVPITAFIQKEKVLYPDGILKYIQKKKDEIL; from the coding sequence ATGTACCCACGTGCAAAATCCTTTGGTATTGTTATACATCACGATCGACTTCTCCTACAAGAATATAATATAGCCAATGAAACATATTACCGACCTCTTGGCGGATCAATTGAACTTGGTGAAAAATCAGCACATACTGTTATTCGTGAATTTAAAGAAGAGCTTCATACAGAAGTAGAAATCACCAATTATTTAGGATGCTTAGAAAACATCTTTCATCTAGATGAGGAAATTGGTCATGAAATCATTCAACTATATTCTTTATGCTTATTAGACACGTCACTATATGAAACGGAAATACTCAATATACAAGATGAACAAACAATGTCATATGCAAAATGGGTTCCCATTACTGCATTCATTCAGAAGGAAAAAGTACTATATCCGGATGGAATTTTGAAATATATCCAAAAGAAAAAAGACGAGATCCTATAG